From Uloborus diversus isolate 005 unplaced genomic scaffold, Udiv.v.3.1 scaffold_214, whole genome shotgun sequence:
taaaatgttaattttaatcaAAGCAACAGTTCCAGAATCGTGTCAACATACTCTCTAAATCCTCACTGAAATTAGGACAATTTATATCCGAAAATCCCCAGTAGAATCTTGACATTAGTCCCCGAAAACTCCTTGATAATAGTCCTTAAAACTCTCACCAAAAACTGAGCAAAAtgggaaaaatttaaatactcGCAATAGAAGATGCGTGAaagaagaattttatttcttaacattgaagaaaaaaatggcagatatttttttagctatttctTCTCTACGATTTCTTTATGCTAGTTTGTAATAAACAGGctataaatatcaaatttaatacgctaagggatttttttttgcgaactttCTAAtgagacaaaaatatattttgatacgaTAACTATTTCGAGTATCAAAATCATTTAGTAACGTTTTTCagtctaaaaattaaagttacattGCTTCAGTAGTTTTaggaattacagaaaaaaaaacattttgaaactttccGGATTCAAAAGTACCTTCGATTCAAATTCGGTCAAGATGCAAAGTAAACTAGATTTTAGCAGGGACCATGCAAGCAAACACATTTTCTCTTTGGTAAAATCAGTGATTAACATCCGTCGTAATTAGTTTCGAGAGTTAGAACAATTCCACCTCTTGccaaattttctgttattttaataattatataatattatattatggatgtgaaaaattacttgcacaatgGGGAATATACGTGAACATTTTCTCAAGTTGGGAAAAAACACTatttagtaaatttttattttttttttaataaaatttccacaaaTCTTCCATCCGGTAGTTTCGGAGTTCACCCCGACACAacctcattttaagtttttttttttttttttatttttttaaacaaagatcAGAGCCAAAGAAAGGCGATTTTAACTCAACCGCAATCATTCTACCCCGTTTTTTGCCTCAGCAAATAAGTTTtgctgcagcttttttttttctaaagaaatgaagttttaaacatgcagaaattcaaatataaatatatcTAAGAATTCTAAGCATTATGTTGTTAAATAAATGTATTCtcatatttaaaacaccaaacaAAGGATCATAAATAtagatttgttttatttgtgGGGCTCTTACACGACATTTTCAGGAACcaaattttgaaaggaagtaaTCTTTAAGAACGCTTTTTAAAACATACATTTGGGCactagaaaaaagaaatgcttaaaaacgctaggaaaataatatttacagcaatttaatttaaagcatAATGATTTAAAACgccatttttatattattaacgATTGAATACACAtagtttcctttcaaaaaaagtatCTCTTAAATAAGGAACTCTTGAAACCATTTTGAAATAAAGAATGCCTGCAACTTTCAAAGTAGTCTCCACAGAACTGAATACATGTCACTATCAATATTTCTCAAGCTCTCTACCTCTCAGAAGTTAGTGCGCTGGTATATAAGCAAACAACGAAACTTGCGTAAAGTTCAGAAAAACTTTTGTATGAAACTTTCTCTATAAATCTAATAAAAAACAACACTATcttgaaagcaataaaagtagATCAAGCTGTGCTTGATAACAGTTAAAAGTTACCTGAAGAAAACGTGTAGTAAAATAAAAGTCTTACGCGAGGAATTAGAAATCTGTTACATTTTAGTAAATGTTTGATTTTAAGAACTTTAAGTTAAAGCTGCACTTGACCGAGAAACAACGAGATAATTTCATCGACGTATTTCGTTTTCTGAAAAAGCACGCAGCCCtacatcaatatttttaaatttgttctcgCTGAGCTTTGAATCAATTACTAGATTACCTCAGATAGTTAGTTCCAATCAAATTACTTCATCGATAGTACACAGACATTAGTATTTAGTGTGAttgtattaattttctttttctaaatttgaaggatttttattttgttactccaTTTCAAGGAATTTATATTGAAAAGGTTGCAATAATTGATCTGTGATCAATTATGTAGCAAGTCTAGCAACGTTCTCGATCAAGCAACAACAGTCAACTTTAAAACAGTTAGTTGAGTGAACTGTATAGTATGCGGACaagtgaataagaaagaaaacactgcagccaaaaaaaaactgaaaagaaactATAGTTTTGACTCGGAAAATCTACAAGTGCTATACAgtaattcaaaatataatttcaaatcaaaactcatcactagcaaaaaataaaagcagaaaacatttatttcagtAAGTTGTAAAGTCAGTTCCGGTAGCAAAAGAAACCGATCATTTATGTGTAATCGTTTATTTTAAGCTAAGGAATTTTAGTTGCTTTAGATTTTACCATACAATTACTTGCTGACCAATTAGCTCGGAAAACATATCAAAGCGGTTAAAGCAGCCTTCACATCATGTCCCACACATTTCAAAGGAAATGGGGGAAAGATTAAATGGATAGCTTATTATATATTATACCCTCTTGAAGGGTGACTCAGAAAACAGTTCTCATTTACAAAATAGCATAACAGACAAACTGATACAACAAAATGAAACGAGTAGAACGTTGGACAGAGAACTGCTGTAGTTGgctgtttatgttataaaattagcttcttattttttattttaggaaaaatgtTCGCAGAACTGTGTACAACAAACTGTAAAACGCAATAAATACGCTGCTagtgtttaaaaactattttggaatgtctatttgaaaataattaaaatcctatttatcttttaaattaaCTTATCAGGTATTCATTTCCCATACATGCTGAATTGTTTAGTATCTAAGAGTTTTAGAAATATTCAGTGAAATGACAAAAATTATGACATACTTTTGGTTTCAGACTAATTTTGAGCATTATTCCATGCTTCCTTATTTATAGCTAACCTATTATGGATATATTCTTCACCCAAACGAACATTTAGGATTACAAAACTTTAACTCATTGAAAAATTCAACCGTAACTATGTGTAACGCAAGTAATGGATATATTTAGATTAATAGTATAGAGCTGATTAATTTGAGGTTCAGCGTTGAGTTTAatcattttcattcatttaatattttatggacAAAAATggagattttgtattttttataaatcatttgatccgcagcatgttttttttttctgcgcatTTTTTCACGTGGCTCAGTTATGCTGGATGTCAGGCTAATTTTGACACAGTTTAagatataaatataaattaaaccgACATTTAATTACTGCATAATTCTGTAGGAGTTTGCTTTATGCCAATAGATGAAACGAACTatactattttttcaattaatttgcacagtaAGGTAAATATTGTTAAGAAAATGTTTTCGGAGCAAACCGGAATAAATATCAGCTTTATACCAGAATCAGGTAATAATATTTAATTCTCGTTCAGTttcaagtaaaaagttaaaacaatctGCTTAAAAGGTAAATTGTTTAGTGTTGCTTATATGAGTGaaataagttttgatttttaacaaaatagcTTAACTGATTAGACTTTTGAAATGAACTAAGAACTAAGTTTTTAATGCCAAGAAAAACAATCTAACTcatttttattccttaatatttatattgaaagtaAAACCTGAACAAAGAACAAGCACAAGTTGTAATGCTTGAAAATGCTTCCTTTTGAGTCAGCACACATAGACTGCTAGATCTACAAGGTGGCATTCCAGTGGGCAgtctttataaatttaaattgaaagagGAAAATATACTATATAAGTATTATTCATTTATGCAATTAAAAGTTTTGTAGTGCCtgtcaaaattcttaaaaaattacaaaaattttattattaatatatcATTGCCATCACCTGTGATAAACATTGCTGCACTGCGGTTAGAAAGCGTCCTCCTTCCAGTGCAAGCAATCTCCAGTCAACGAACGCCCCGGGTGCAGGCGCTCTCCAGTCAGCGAACGCCCCGGGTGCAGGCGCTCTCCAGTCAGCGAACGCCCCGGGTGCAGGCGCTCTCCAGTCAGCGAACGCCCCAGGTGCAGGCGCTCTCCAGTCAGCGAACGCCCCAGGTGCAGGCGCTCTCCAGTCAGCGAACGCCCCAGGTGCAGGCGCTCTCCAGTCAGCGAACGCCCCAGGTGCAGGCGCTCTCCAGTCAGCGAACGCCCCAGGTGCAGGCGCTCTCCAGTCAGCGAACGCCCCAGGTGCAGGCGCTCTCCAGTCAGCGAACGCCCCAGGTGCAGGCGCTCTCCAGTCAGCGAACGCCCCAGGCGCAGGCGCTCTCCAGTCAGCGAACGCCCCAGGCGCAGGCGCTCTCCAGTCAACGAACGCCCCGGCGCAGGCGCTCTCCAGTCAACGAACGCCCCGGCGCAGGCGCTCTCCAGTCAACGAACGCCCCGGCGCAGGCGCTCTCCAGTCAACGAACGCCCCGGCGCAGGCGCTCTCCAGTCAACGAACGCCCCGGCGCAGGCGCTCTCCAGTCAACGAACGCCCCGGCGCAGGCGCTCTCCAGTCAACGAACGCCCCGGCGCAGGCGCTCTCCAGTCAACGAACGCCCCGGCGCAGGCGCTCTCCAGTCAACGAACGCCCCGGCGCAGGCGCTCTCCAGTCAACGAACGCCCCGGCGCAGGCGCTCTCCAGTCAACGAACGCCCCGGCGCAGGCGCTCTCCAGTCAACGAACGCCCCGGCGCAGGCGCTCTCCAGTCAACGAACGCCCCGGCGCAGGCGCTCTCCAGTCAACGAACGCCCCGGCGCAGGCGCTCTCCAGTCAACGAACGCCCCGGCGCAGGCGCTCTCCAGTCAACGAACGCCCCGGCGCAGGCGCTCTCCAGTCAACGAACGCCCCGGCGCAGGCGCTCTCCAGTCAACGAACGCCCCGGCGCAGGCGCTCTCCAGTCAACGAACGCCCCGGCGCAGGCGCTCTCCAGTCAACGAACGCCCCGGcgcaggcgatctccagtcaacgAACGCCCCGGcgcaggcgatctccagtcaacgAACGCCCCGGcgcaggcgatctccagtcaacgAACGCCCCGGCGCAGGCGCTCTCCAGTCAACGAACGCCCCGGCGCAGGCGCTCTCCAGTCAACGAACGCCCCGGCGCAGGCGCTCCCCAGTCAACGAACGCCCCGGCGCAGGCGCTCCCCAGTCAACGAACGCCCCGGCGCAGGCGCTCTCCAGTCAACGAACGCACCAGTTGCAGGCGCTCTCCAGTCAACGCCCCAGTTGCAGGCGCTCTCCAGTCAACGCCCCAGTTGCAGGCGCTCTCCAGTCAACGCCCCAGTTGCAGGCGCTCTCCAGTCAACGCCCCAGTTGCAGGCGCTCTCCAGTCAACGCCCCAGTTGCAGGCGCTCTCCAGTCAACGCCCCAGTTGCAGGCGCTCTCCAGTCAACGCCCCAGTTGCAGGCGCTCTCCAGTCAACGCCCCAGTTGCAGGCGCTCTCCAGTCAACGCCCCAGGTGCAGGCGCTCTCCAGTCAACGCCCCAGGTGCAGGCGCTCTCCAGTCAACGCCCCAGGTGCAGGCGCTCTCCAGTCAACGCCCCAGGTGCAGGCGCTCTCCAGTCAACGCCCCAGGTGCAGGCGCTCTCCAGTCAACGCCCCAGGTGCAGGCGCTCTCCAGTCAACGCCCCAGGTGCAGGCGCTCTCCAGTCAACGCCCCAGGTGCAGGCGCTCTCCAGTCAACGCCCCAGGTGCAGGCGCTCTCCAGTCAACGCCCCAGGTGCAGGCGCTCTCCAGTCAACGCCCCAGGTGCAGGCGCTCTCCAGTCAACGCCCCAGGTGCAGGCGCTCTCCAGTCAACGCCCCAGGTGCAGGCGCTCTCCAGTCAACGCCCCAGGTGCAGGCGCTCTCCAGTCAACGCCCCAGGTGCAGGCGCTCTCCAGTCAACGCCCCAGGTGCAGGCGCTCTCCAGTCAACGCCCCAGGTGCAGGCGCTCTCCAGTCAACGCCCCAGGTGCAGGCGCTCTCCAGTCAACGCCCCAGGTGCAGGCGCTCTCCAGTCAACGCCCCAGGTGCAGGCGCTCTCCAGTCAACGCCCCAGGTGCAGGCGCTCTCCAGTCAACGCCCCAGGTGCAGGCGCTCTCCAGTCAACTCCCCAGGTGCAGGCGCTCTCCAGTCAACGCCCCAGGTGCAGGCGCTCTCCAGTCAACGCCCCAGGTGCAGGCGCTCTCCAGTCAACGCCCCAGGTGCAGGCGCTCTCCAGTCAACGCCCCAGGTGCAGGCGCTCTCCAGTCAACGCCCCAGGTGCA
This genomic window contains:
- the LOC129233153 gene encoding mucin-19-like; amino-acid sequence: MHIHCDILSVSQAPLANTEDLPPVGIEPRSLKLLVQRLTDQATTVWKKAELLAQNGEIAHGWVMIQKLRKDFWNRWSKEYLNSLQTRGKWRQATANLKVGQLALLKDNCSTTSLNWTLCRIEKVYLGEDGKARVADSTNAPGAGALQSANAPGAGALQSANAPGAGALQSANAPGAGALQSANAPGAGALQSANAPGAGALQSANAPGAGALQSANAPGAGALQSANAPGAGALQSANAPGAGALQSANAPGAGALQSANAPGAGALQSTNAPAQALSSQRTPRRRRSPVNERPGAGALQSTNAPAQALSSQRTPRRRRSPVNERPGAGALQSTNAPAQALSSQRTPRRRRSPVNERPGAGALQSTNAPAQALSSQRTPRRRRSPVNERPGAGALQSTNAPAQALSSQRTPRRRRSPVNERPGAGALQSTNAPAQALSSQRTPRRRRSPVNERPGAGALQSTNAPAQALSSQRTPRRRRSPVNERPGAGDLQSTNAPAQAISSQRTPRRRRSPVNERPGAGALQSTNAPAQALPSQRTPRRRRSPVNERPGAGALQSTNAPVAGALQSTPQLQALSSQRPSCRRSPVNAPVAGALQSTPQLQALSSQRPSCRRSPVNAPVAGALQSTPQLQALSSQRPSCRRSPVNAPGAGALQSTPQVQALSSQRPRCRRSPVNAPGAGALQSTPQVQALSSQRPRCRRSPVNAPGAGALQSTPQVQALSSQRPRCRRSPVNAPGAGALQSTPQVQALSSQRPRCRRSPVNAPGAGALQSTPQVQALSSQRPRCRRSPVNAPGAGALQSTPQVQALSSQRPRCRRSPVNAPGAGALQSTPQVQALSSQRPRCRRSPVNAPGAGALQSTPQVQALSSQRPRCRRSPVNAPGAGALQSTPQVQALSSQRPRCRRSPVNAPGAGALQSTPQVQALSSQRPRCRRSPVNAPGAGALQSTPQSTNAPGAGDLQSTNAPGAGDLQSTNAPGAGDLQSTNAPGAGDLQSTNAPGAGDLQSTNAPGAGDLQSTNAPGAGDLQSTNAPGAGDLQSTNAPGAGDLQSTNAPGAGDLQSTNAPGAGDLQSTNAPGAGDLQSTNAPGAGDLQSTNAPGAGDLQSTNAPGAGDLQSTNAPGAGDLQSTNAPGAGDLQSTNAPGAGDLQSTNAPGAGDLQSTNAPGAGDLQSTNAPGAGDLQSTNAPGAGDTQSTPQKEYLKNKGKGIPWEPEPTLGDITRRSEADVLLTDGVESMTDNTAEPLMESIGAVTNVVEAVAANDEQAIGVESVSDGTREPLEGRIDAVAAGVVSSFGVESVSDGATDSPDTDGSPNCSRLLVASMLASPGGVGSTYGADSATSSLTGMRSIKSRRLVAAASI